Proteins encoded by one window of Microbulbifer salipaludis:
- a CDS encoding DUF2339 domain-containing protein: MENIVLLGVLLVLTVIVGAFMGIFAFAEVKSLRGEVRRLRAMIESLQAAGLTVEPHGPGKAASSPSSTPPAPVPPAEAPARTQMPDAVPDEVPTNVSEIPNKVPNAVPPVAAARTGAPPRPAVAVRRTQFWVRVQENWMVWLGGACVALAGVFLARYGIEQGLLGPRVRVAAGLLTALALYVAAEVLRRKTGGSHPTFAALAGGGAITAFAAILSALHLYDLMAPGLAFGLLAVVALVTLWLARLHGPVLAVIGMLGAYGVPALVSSGSGNVLGAMLYALIISVSVLLLLRHVYRNWLWLGVLAGALAWWLISLLGHQADDWRGLYLAALAYLLLAVVPGDWLLTGEDPQSAGGPAAKITPLVLPSLLVLALAQCLSILREGFQPEAIWAWSPLALVILWAARRRGNLALLPWVLLVGQLVAWLATRLDFSGAQGVRLLPLPTEQQGGFLLYLLLNAVLFAGFALFNYRHGLARYWWASLAVMAPLLSLLVGYLLAESFLPVYWWCLYAAVFGGVFMYLGARGATQHWHKGMVVWLFIAAHFAYSLAACLWLQQASLTLALALQAVSLAWVIRRFAVPALGWLLKAVLLLVVVRLTLNPWLLSYADDTHWSLWTYGGAALCAWLAARILARAAERGVYQSTADWSEVAAWHLLVLALWAESRYWLYDGNAFAAHYSFTEAVINLWLFTGLGLVYYRKSLIADRLARWYDGYGRLLMLAGLVNYGKILFATATSDPWVWRDIDPRPLVNMLLPAFGGAALLALLVSRFYLPGARRLAGLVAAVAAFVWVSLEVRHLWQGDIRLDTPAHTGELYTYSAVWLALAVTGILLGSWKRWRSCYQGGMAVLALVIVKLFLVDMSGLEGLLRVASFMGMGLALLGIAYLHQRLGGKSASQVQ; encoded by the coding sequence ATGGAAAACATTGTCTTGCTTGGCGTTCTGCTGGTCCTCACCGTGATTGTCGGGGCGTTTATGGGGATCTTTGCGTTTGCCGAGGTCAAAAGCCTGCGCGGAGAGGTGCGCCGGCTGCGCGCGATGATCGAGAGCCTGCAGGCGGCTGGACTGACTGTTGAGCCGCATGGTCCCGGCAAAGCGGCTTCCTCACCGTCATCGACGCCACCGGCGCCGGTACCACCAGCGGAAGCCCCCGCACGTACTCAAATGCCCGATGCGGTACCCGATGAGGTGCCAACTAACGTATCGGAAATACCGAATAAGGTACCCAATGCAGTGCCGCCGGTGGCCGCCGCACGTACCGGTGCTCCGCCGCGGCCTGCCGTGGCCGTGCGGCGCACGCAGTTCTGGGTGCGTGTCCAGGAAAACTGGATGGTCTGGCTGGGCGGCGCCTGCGTTGCACTCGCCGGGGTTTTCCTGGCGCGCTACGGCATTGAGCAGGGGCTGCTTGGGCCCAGAGTGCGTGTGGCCGCGGGTCTGCTGACGGCGCTGGCCCTGTACGTGGCCGCGGAGGTGTTGCGGCGCAAGACTGGTGGCAGCCATCCAACCTTTGCCGCGCTCGCCGGCGGCGGGGCGATCACGGCCTTTGCCGCGATTCTGTCGGCGCTGCATCTGTATGACCTGATGGCGCCGGGATTGGCCTTCGGCCTGTTGGCGGTAGTGGCTCTGGTTACCCTGTGGTTGGCGCGGCTGCACGGGCCGGTACTGGCGGTGATCGGCATGCTGGGTGCTTACGGAGTACCGGCGCTGGTTTCTTCCGGCAGCGGCAATGTGCTTGGGGCGATGCTCTACGCGCTGATTATTTCCGTGTCGGTGTTGTTATTGCTGCGCCATGTCTACCGCAACTGGCTGTGGCTGGGGGTGCTCGCGGGCGCCCTCGCCTGGTGGTTGATCTCGTTGCTCGGACACCAGGCGGATGACTGGCGGGGTCTGTATCTGGCCGCGCTGGCGTACCTGTTGCTGGCCGTGGTGCCTGGGGACTGGCTGCTGACCGGGGAGGACCCGCAGTCTGCCGGCGGCCCTGCGGCAAAGATCACCCCGCTGGTCCTGCCGAGCCTGCTGGTGCTCGCGCTCGCCCAATGCCTGTCGATTTTGCGTGAGGGTTTCCAGCCAGAGGCGATCTGGGCGTGGAGCCCTCTGGCGCTGGTGATCCTGTGGGCAGCGCGGCGCAGGGGTAACCTCGCGCTGTTGCCCTGGGTGCTGCTGGTCGGCCAGCTGGTGGCGTGGCTCGCGACCCGCCTGGATTTCAGCGGGGCGCAGGGCGTGCGCCTGCTGCCTCTGCCGACAGAGCAGCAGGGGGGCTTTCTTCTCTATCTGTTGCTGAATGCTGTGCTGTTTGCGGGATTCGCCCTGTTCAATTACCGCCACGGGCTGGCGCGCTACTGGTGGGCCTCGCTCGCGGTGATGGCGCCACTGCTGTCGCTGCTGGTGGGCTATTTGCTGGCCGAAAGCTTCTTGCCCGTGTACTGGTGGTGCCTGTATGCGGCGGTGTTTGGGGGTGTGTTCATGTATCTGGGCGCGCGGGGGGCAACGCAGCACTGGCACAAGGGGATGGTGGTGTGGCTGTTTATCGCCGCACATTTCGCCTACAGCCTGGCGGCGTGTCTGTGGCTGCAACAGGCCAGTTTGACCCTGGCGCTGGCATTGCAGGCGGTGTCGCTGGCGTGGGTGATCCGACGCTTCGCGGTGCCGGCCCTGGGGTGGCTGCTGAAAGCGGTTCTGCTGCTGGTGGTGGTCCGGCTTACCCTGAATCCCTGGCTACTCAGCTACGCGGATGATACCCACTGGTCCCTGTGGACGTACGGCGGCGCTGCGCTGTGTGCCTGGCTGGCGGCGCGCATTCTGGCGCGGGCCGCAGAACGCGGTGTCTACCAGTCCACAGCCGACTGGTCCGAGGTGGCGGCCTGGCATCTGCTGGTGTTGGCGCTGTGGGCCGAAAGTCGTTACTGGCTGTACGACGGCAATGCCTTTGCCGCGCACTACAGTTTTACCGAGGCAGTGATCAACCTGTGGCTGTTCACCGGGCTGGGACTGGTGTACTACCGCAAGTCGTTGATTGCCGATCGCCTGGCGCGCTGGTACGACGGCTATGGCCGTCTGCTGATGCTCGCCGGGCTGGTGAACTACGGGAAAATCCTGTTTGCCACTGCCACCAGCGATCCCTGGGTGTGGCGCGATATCGACCCGCGCCCGCTGGTCAATATGCTGTTGCCCGCCTTTGGCGGGGCGGCTCTACTCGCACTGCTGGTCAGTCGATTCTATCTGCCGGGGGCGCGCAGGCTGGCCGGGCTGGTGGCTGCGGTCGCCGCCTTTGTGTGGGTGTCGCTGGAGGTGCGGCATCTGTGGCAGGGGGATATCCGGCTGGATACGCCGGCGCATACCGGGGAGTTGTACACCTACTCCGCGGTGTGGTTGGCCCTGGCCGTGACAGGCATTCTGCTGGGGAGCTGGAAGCGCTGGCGCAGTTGTTACCAGGGCGGGATGGCCGTGCTGGCGCTGGTGATCGTGAAACTGTTTCTGGTGGATATGTCGGGGCTCGAAGGCCTGCTGCGCGTGGCTTCCTTTATGGGGATGGGACTGGCGCTACTGGGTATCGCCTATCTGCATCAGAGGCTGGGCGGAAAAAGCGCAAGCCAGGTGCAATAA
- a CDS encoding LON peptidase substrate-binding domain-containing protein: protein MSLIPLFPLNMALFPGVTLPLRIFEQRYLRLVTESLKTDTGFGVVLIRSGREVGQADVWPLGLYARIVDWSQGEEGLLHIDVAGDSRFRVLDTFREDDGLLMAEVEWLPDEESHPVPESCDGLLAVLNELKQHAASLALKFAPVESAEALSWQLAQLLPLEDAARVELLASHDPLERLASIAANLDRWARE, encoded by the coding sequence TTGTCGTTGATACCTCTATTTCCTCTCAATATGGCGCTGTTTCCCGGCGTGACCTTGCCATTGCGGATTTTTGAGCAGCGTTACCTGCGCCTGGTGACCGAGTCCCTGAAAACCGATACCGGTTTCGGCGTGGTGTTGATCCGCAGTGGACGCGAGGTGGGACAGGCGGATGTGTGGCCGCTGGGGCTGTACGCGCGCATTGTCGACTGGAGCCAGGGGGAGGAGGGTTTGCTGCATATTGATGTGGCTGGCGATTCCCGTTTTCGCGTGCTGGACACCTTCCGCGAGGACGATGGGTTACTGATGGCCGAGGTGGAATGGCTGCCGGATGAAGAGTCGCACCCGGTGCCGGAGAGCTGCGATGGCCTGCTGGCGGTCCTGAACGAGCTGAAGCAGCATGCCGCCTCGCTGGCGCTGAAGTTCGCGCCGGTCGAAAGTGCCGAGGCGCTCTCCTGGCAGCTGGCGCAGCTGTTGCCCCTGGAAGATGCTGCGCGGGTAGAACTGCTGGCCAGTCACGACCCACTGGAGCGGCTGGCGAGTATTGCCGCCAACCTCGATCGCTGGGCCCGGGAATAA
- the ypfJ gene encoding KPN_02809 family neutral zinc metallopeptidase, which translates to MRWRQGRRSSNVEDRRGEKAPGGGGGMGGLGNLLALAPFLLRSKRGWLILLALGALYYFGGNLFSGMPSTESPSLGPDSQQAPGTQGVAPDDEVAQFVSVVLADTEDTWGNLFQQAGSQYAPPKLVLYTEAVRSACGLSSAAVGPFYCPGDQKVYLDLSFLNELKKLGAPGDFAFAYVIAHEVGHHVQNLMGTSEKVQQARMRADKVTANRLSVMLELQADCYAGVWAFYAHRDRNMLEPGDIEEGLRAAAAVGDDHLQRRAGRAVSPDAFTHGSAEQRAYWFREGFTSGDVNKCNTFAALSGQ; encoded by the coding sequence ATGCGCTGGCGTCAGGGTCGCAGAAGTTCGAATGTGGAAGATCGCCGTGGGGAAAAAGCCCCCGGTGGCGGCGGTGGCATGGGAGGGCTCGGCAACCTGCTCGCCCTCGCCCCCTTTTTACTGCGCAGCAAACGCGGCTGGCTTATCCTGCTGGCGCTGGGCGCACTCTACTACTTTGGCGGCAACCTGTTCAGCGGGATGCCCAGCACCGAATCCCCGAGCCTCGGCCCGGATTCCCAGCAGGCACCGGGCACACAGGGCGTCGCGCCCGATGACGAGGTGGCGCAGTTTGTCTCGGTGGTGCTGGCCGACACCGAAGACACCTGGGGCAACCTCTTTCAACAAGCGGGCTCGCAATACGCCCCACCCAAACTGGTGCTGTACACCGAAGCGGTGCGCTCCGCCTGCGGCCTGAGCTCGGCCGCCGTTGGTCCCTTTTACTGTCCCGGCGACCAGAAGGTGTACCTCGATTTAAGTTTCCTGAACGAACTCAAGAAACTCGGTGCACCGGGCGATTTCGCCTTCGCCTACGTCATTGCCCATGAAGTCGGGCATCATGTCCAGAACCTGATGGGCACCTCGGAAAAAGTGCAGCAGGCTCGTATGCGCGCCGACAAAGTCACGGCCAACCGTCTCTCGGTCATGCTCGAGTTACAGGCGGACTGCTACGCCGGCGTGTGGGCTTTTTACGCACACCGCGACCGCAACATGCTGGAACCCGGTGATATCGAGGAAGGGCTGCGCGCCGCTGCCGCAGTGGGCGACGACCACCTGCAACGCCGCGCCGGTCGCGCCGTATCCCCCGACGCCTTCACCCACGGCAGTGCCGAGCAGCGCGCCTACTGGTTCAGGGAGGGATTCACCAGCGGTGATGTGAACAAGTGCAACACCTTTGCGGCTTTATCCGGCCAGTAG
- a CDS encoding peptidylprolyl isomerase translates to MPKATARHILVESEAQCQDLKKQIEDGADFGKIAQQHSKCPSGRNGGDLGEFSQGQMVPEFDKVVFNDELNKVHGPVKTQFGYHLLEVTSRSD, encoded by the coding sequence GTGCCAAAAGCAACCGCCCGCCATATTCTCGTTGAAAGCGAAGCCCAGTGTCAGGATCTGAAAAAGCAGATTGAAGACGGCGCTGATTTTGGAAAGATTGCCCAGCAGCATTCCAAGTGCCCTTCCGGCCGCAACGGCGGTGATCTGGGTGAATTCAGCCAGGGTCAGATGGTGCCGGAATTCGACAAAGTGGTATTCAACGACGAGTTAAACAAGGTCCACGGGCCGGTGAAAACCCAGTTTGGTTATCACCTGCTGGAAGTGACCAGCCGCAGCGATTGA
- a CDS encoding YhdP family protein, translated as MLWLRWFARKFWLLVVILVISLAILVQTGRILSPQVGKYSPEIGHWLSARLGAPVQLEHIALRWQALEVALQIDGLNIGDSGQVKLARGLFHLDLLASLWNRELIWKNLEVDGFSAQLEQRAEGGWQVQGFPRVGAPADAGVAPGDAGLRLGDPARIFQLGPKVLVRDASIGLTLTDGQSANLELREIQLENSGVFHRLVARAFVTGAMESLHSGEESLRLVLEGRGNPRDHDEFSLKGYVQLNELLVDADLVALVYQLLPLPEKLYWPGRKLAGGRLWLSSDAKNGYSLRGDLSLAQVADDGQGAVEGEHDADAGRALETLNALSSKLSGRWRPGDSWELVLQDLGLNWQQLEVPDVNLQASGDQSGNLQLAVDQIELQAWHRVLKVLELIPEKADEWLNALDPTGELQNVRLARVDGELTLAANLHDVVAGAHRGAPAVSGVNGYLFLNGQGGRVELASNEGFSAHFPVLYDAPFEFGSARGTVAWDVDRAHNTISIYSGPIQLDAITDEQPGRPSTGGAPAAAFSGQFLLQIPVVPHTRAADFTLALGLRNVAVQEQRHLVPTVVSDDLRRWLDQSIGKRNAGRIPAAGLIYRGYSYREGEDQDLLALGAHDFRNTVQLQADIRDSSLAYAPDWPVAEHVDGHLGINDREVLVVAPSAKLWDVSGANVSVRISPEPTGSRLDVRAELAGPAADGLKILRESPLRERLGTAFDSWDLGGTMQGTLQLSQPLGGADFAPSQQVDVALSDAHLTLQNLNLDIHGLDGNVRYHSSDGLKGSRFRGRLWGKPLRASIAHLGQGEDRDTQVVVHGEAVTESIGQWSGRPELQWLDGALDYTARVTIPAQAKEKPYAAVLELSSDLEQVAVQLPAPLAKPAGEKSRFVLRVPIGAQGNLYHLSYGEHLQGQIWQVDGKLERAAIALNAEATLPASPGIAVMGHLPVVDLPPWQEALSIYTDAAPAIADGPAAVAVTDGATAAASDENPLPIRLDLSTDLLQVSETTRIDNIHVRGRGLGADWLLDFDSETAAGKLSGTLNSATPMQLALEHLRLPPLAAKEGSAVGDSDTEAPASLAARLQDRWKGFDFASLPSVDFSTETLWMGDESMGPWSFQLRPSAQRLVVSDIEGTLRGIRIEGRTTGDSRLGAQLMWMRDDDGSESSQFIGRLRGENLGQVLQSWGQEAAIESRSAVFDTALRWQGSPAMLSPQSLNGEIRIDIRNGRFMRASDNAGTSLLRLLSLFNFDTWARRLRLDFSDLVQSGLTFDRVHGEVYFEGDGELLIAVPIQVEGPTSELQMAGRVNLQREDLNLTLVATLPVGNNLAFVAALAGGLPAAAGVYLISKVFKKQVDRVASVSYRINGEWADPEVRFDKLFDDGAAGREGRSAVAQRHKEKAAREAATRAASAGVAAPEQGVQQGSGGLPVEAPGSQRPQPLGAG; from the coding sequence ATGCTGTGGCTACGCTGGTTCGCCCGCAAATTCTGGCTGCTGGTGGTGATCCTGGTGATCTCCCTCGCCATCCTGGTGCAGACGGGGCGTATCCTGTCGCCGCAGGTGGGTAAATACAGCCCGGAAATCGGCCACTGGCTTTCCGCGCGGCTGGGCGCACCGGTACAACTGGAACATATCGCCCTGCGCTGGCAGGCGCTCGAAGTGGCGCTGCAGATCGACGGTCTGAACATCGGCGATTCGGGGCAGGTCAAGCTTGCCCGAGGGCTGTTTCACCTCGACCTGCTGGCCAGTCTCTGGAACCGGGAACTTATCTGGAAAAACCTGGAAGTCGACGGCTTTTCCGCGCAATTGGAGCAGCGCGCAGAAGGCGGCTGGCAGGTGCAGGGCTTTCCGCGGGTGGGCGCGCCCGCCGACGCGGGTGTGGCACCCGGTGACGCCGGGCTGCGCTTGGGCGATCCGGCGCGGATTTTCCAGCTTGGCCCGAAGGTACTGGTCCGCGATGCCAGTATTGGGCTGACGCTCACCGATGGGCAGTCCGCCAACCTGGAATTGCGCGAGATCCAGCTGGAAAACAGTGGTGTGTTCCACCGCCTTGTTGCCCGGGCGTTCGTCACCGGGGCGATGGAAAGCCTGCACAGCGGTGAAGAGAGCCTGCGCCTGGTATTGGAGGGGCGCGGCAACCCTCGCGACCACGACGAATTCTCCCTCAAGGGGTATGTGCAGCTGAATGAACTGCTGGTGGATGCAGACCTGGTTGCCCTGGTGTATCAGCTGTTACCGCTGCCAGAAAAGCTCTACTGGCCCGGTCGCAAGCTCGCGGGCGGTCGGCTGTGGCTCAGTTCCGATGCAAAGAATGGCTACAGCCTGCGGGGCGACCTGAGTCTTGCACAAGTCGCCGACGACGGGCAGGGCGCAGTCGAAGGGGAGCATGATGCCGATGCGGGGCGTGCTCTTGAAACCCTGAATGCCCTGTCCAGCAAACTGTCCGGTCGCTGGCGTCCCGGGGACTCCTGGGAACTGGTGCTGCAGGATCTGGGGCTCAACTGGCAGCAGCTGGAAGTGCCGGACGTGAATCTCCAGGCGAGCGGGGATCAGTCGGGTAACCTGCAGCTGGCGGTGGACCAGATCGAGCTGCAGGCCTGGCACCGGGTGCTGAAAGTGCTCGAGCTGATACCGGAAAAAGCCGACGAGTGGCTCAATGCCCTGGACCCGACCGGCGAGCTGCAGAATGTGCGTCTGGCGCGCGTTGATGGCGAACTCACCCTGGCCGCGAACCTGCACGATGTCGTGGCGGGGGCGCACCGCGGCGCTCCCGCGGTTAGCGGGGTGAATGGCTATTTGTTCCTGAATGGCCAGGGTGGCCGTGTGGAGCTGGCCAGCAACGAGGGTTTCAGTGCGCATTTCCCGGTGCTCTACGATGCGCCGTTTGAGTTTGGCAGCGCCCGCGGCACCGTTGCGTGGGATGTCGATCGCGCGCACAACACGATTTCTATCTACTCCGGCCCGATTCAACTGGACGCCATTACTGACGAGCAGCCAGGGCGCCCGTCCACTGGTGGTGCTCCTGCTGCCGCCTTTAGCGGACAATTCCTGTTGCAGATTCCCGTGGTGCCGCATACCCGTGCGGCGGACTTCACCCTCGCGCTCGGGCTGCGCAATGTTGCGGTACAGGAGCAGCGCCACCTGGTGCCCACGGTCGTCAGCGATGATCTGCGTCGGTGGCTCGATCAGAGTATCGGCAAGCGCAATGCCGGCCGCATCCCTGCCGCGGGCTTGATCTACCGCGGGTACAGTTATCGTGAAGGGGAAGACCAGGATCTGCTGGCGCTGGGCGCGCACGACTTCCGCAATACGGTGCAGCTGCAGGCCGATATTCGCGACAGCAGCCTGGCCTATGCCCCCGACTGGCCGGTGGCGGAACACGTGGACGGCCATCTGGGCATCAACGACCGTGAAGTACTCGTGGTTGCCCCCAGCGCGAAGCTGTGGGATGTCTCGGGGGCGAATGTATCGGTGCGGATATCCCCCGAGCCCACCGGTTCCAGGCTGGATGTGCGGGCGGAGCTGGCGGGCCCCGCCGCCGATGGTTTGAAAATCCTGCGCGAGTCGCCATTGCGTGAGCGTCTCGGCACAGCGTTCGATAGCTGGGATCTCGGCGGCACCATGCAGGGAACCCTGCAACTCAGTCAGCCACTGGGGGGGGCCGATTTTGCACCCAGCCAGCAAGTAGACGTGGCGCTGTCGGACGCCCATCTGACCTTGCAAAACCTGAATCTGGACATCCATGGGCTCGACGGCAATGTGCGCTACCACAGTAGCGATGGTCTCAAGGGATCCCGATTCCGTGGCCGCTTATGGGGCAAGCCGCTGCGTGCTTCCATTGCGCACCTGGGGCAGGGCGAAGACCGCGATACCCAGGTGGTGGTGCACGGTGAGGCGGTAACCGAGAGTATCGGCCAGTGGAGCGGGCGGCCGGAATTGCAGTGGCTCGATGGTGCGCTGGATTACACCGCGCGCGTGACCATTCCGGCTCAGGCCAAAGAAAAACCTTATGCCGCTGTGCTGGAATTGTCTTCCGACCTGGAGCAGGTGGCGGTGCAGCTGCCGGCACCGCTGGCCAAGCCCGCCGGTGAGAAGTCACGGTTTGTACTGCGGGTGCCCATCGGCGCGCAGGGTAATCTGTACCACCTGAGTTATGGTGAGCACCTGCAGGGGCAGATCTGGCAGGTGGATGGCAAATTGGAGCGAGCGGCGATTGCCCTGAATGCGGAGGCAACGTTGCCCGCGTCTCCGGGTATTGCCGTGATGGGGCATCTACCAGTGGTGGATCTGCCGCCGTGGCAAGAAGCCCTGTCGATCTATACCGACGCGGCCCCTGCGATTGCCGACGGGCCGGCCGCAGTGGCTGTCACCGACGGGGCGACTGCCGCAGCCAGTGACGAGAACCCGCTGCCGATTCGCCTCGATCTCAGCACGGATCTGTTGCAGGTCTCCGAGACCACCCGCATCGACAATATCCACGTGCGTGGGCGCGGCCTGGGGGCAGATTGGCTGCTCGATTTCGATAGCGAGACCGCTGCGGGCAAGCTGAGCGGCACCCTCAACTCGGCGACGCCCATGCAACTGGCGCTGGAACATCTGCGCCTGCCACCGCTGGCGGCAAAAGAGGGCTCGGCGGTGGGTGACAGCGATACTGAGGCCCCCGCCTCCCTGGCAGCGCGCCTGCAGGATCGTTGGAAGGGTTTTGATTTTGCCAGTCTGCCGAGTGTGGATTTCAGCACCGAAACCTTGTGGATGGGCGATGAATCCATGGGCCCGTGGTCCTTTCAGTTGCGCCCGTCGGCACAGCGTCTGGTGGTGAGTGACATTGAGGGCACCCTGCGTGGTATCCGCATTGAGGGGCGCACCACGGGCGACAGCCGCCTGGGGGCGCAGTTGATGTGGATGCGCGATGACGATGGCAGTGAGTCTTCCCAGTTTATTGGCCGCTTGCGCGGCGAAAACTTGGGCCAGGTGCTGCAGTCGTGGGGACAGGAGGCCGCCATCGAGAGCCGCAGTGCGGTCTTTGATACCGCGCTGCGCTGGCAGGGGTCTCCCGCCATGCTGAGCCCCCAAAGCCTGAATGGTGAAATCCGCATCGATATCCGCAACGGGCGCTTTATGCGCGCCAGTGACAATGCCGGGACCTCGCTGCTGCGACTACTGTCGCTGTTCAACTTTGATACTTGGGCGCGCCGCCTGCGCCTGGATTTCTCCGACCTGGTACAGAGTGGCCTGACCTTTGACCGGGTACACGGCGAGGTGTATTTCGAGGGCGATGGTGAGCTGTTGATCGCGGTGCCGATCCAGGTGGAGGGGCCCACCAGCGAGTTGCAAATGGCCGGGCGGGTCAATTTGCAGCGGGAAGACTTGAATCTGACCCTGGTGGCCACGTTACCGGTGGGCAACAATCTCGCTTTTGTGGCGGCGCTGGCCGGTGGTTTGCCCGCTGCGGCGGGGGTGTACCTGATCAGTAAGGTGTTCAAGAAGCAGGTGGATCGGGTGGCCAGTGTCAGCTACCGCATCAACGGGGAGTGGGCGGATCCGGAAGTACGCTTTGACAAACTGTTCGATGACGGCGCTGCCGGGCGCGAGGGGCGCAGCGCGGTGGCACAGCGGCACAAGGAAAAAGCGGCACGGGAGGCCGCAACCCGTGCGGCATCGGCGGGAGTGGCAGCCCCCGAACAGGGTGTGCAGCAAGGCTCTGGCGGGTTGCCTGTGGAGGCCCCCGGCTCGCAGCGCCCACAGCCGCTCGGCGCTGGCTGA
- the rng gene encoding ribonuclease G, whose product MSEELLINVAPMETRVALVENGVLQEVYLERTASRGIVGNIYKGKVVRVLPGMQAAFVDIGLERAGFIHASDIAPLDEDGMESREGDVADIRALVREGQSLVVQVVKDPISSKGARLTTHLSVSARYLVYMPQTRHIGISNRIEDESERERLRELVDLASAKLAEEGHSGDGGFILRTVAEGVSEEELLRDIPFLYKLWIELEQRIKLEKAPAIIYEDLPLFMRALRDLARPHTEKIRIDSREAHARAAKFTGKYAPEIAPRIEHYPGERPLFDLYGVEEEIRKALQNKVTLKSGGYLIVEQTEAMSTIDVNTGAFVGHRNLEETIFKTNLEAATAIARQLRLRNLGGIIIIDFIDMQDTEHQRQVLRTLEKSLERDHAKSSITGVSELGLVEMTRKRTRESLGQILCEPCPVCAGRGTLKTAETVCYEIFREIIREARAYDSEKIMVLASQVVIDLLLDEESANVADLEEFIARPIQFQVEPIYNQEQYDIVLV is encoded by the coding sequence GTGAGCGAAGAGCTACTTATCAACGTGGCGCCGATGGAAACCCGTGTGGCACTGGTTGAAAACGGTGTGCTGCAGGAAGTGTATCTGGAGCGCACCGCCAGCCGTGGCATCGTGGGCAATATCTACAAGGGCAAGGTGGTGCGGGTGCTGCCCGGCATGCAGGCCGCGTTTGTGGATATCGGCCTGGAGCGGGCGGGCTTTATCCATGCCTCGGATATTGCCCCGCTGGACGAGGACGGGATGGAGTCCCGCGAAGGCGATGTGGCCGATATCCGCGCTCTGGTGCGGGAGGGGCAGTCGCTGGTGGTGCAGGTGGTCAAGGACCCCATCTCCAGCAAGGGCGCCCGTCTCACCACGCACCTTTCGGTTTCCGCACGCTACCTGGTGTATATGCCGCAGACCCGGCATATCGGCATCTCCAACCGTATTGAAGATGAATCGGAACGCGAGCGCCTGCGGGAGCTGGTGGACCTGGCCTCGGCAAAGCTCGCCGAGGAGGGGCACAGCGGCGATGGCGGCTTTATCCTGCGCACCGTGGCCGAAGGCGTAAGCGAGGAAGAGCTGCTGCGCGATATTCCGTTCCTGTACAAGCTCTGGATCGAGCTGGAACAGCGTATCAAGCTCGAGAAAGCGCCGGCGATCATCTATGAAGACCTGCCCCTATTCATGCGCGCGCTGCGCGACCTGGCGCGCCCCCACACGGAAAAAATCCGTATCGACTCCCGCGAGGCCCACGCGCGTGCGGCCAAATTCACCGGCAAGTACGCACCGGAAATCGCCCCCAGGATCGAGCATTACCCCGGCGAACGCCCCCTGTTTGACCTCTATGGTGTCGAAGAGGAAATCCGCAAGGCGCTGCAGAACAAGGTCACCCTGAAATCGGGTGGGTACCTGATCGTCGAGCAGACCGAGGCCATGAGCACCATCGATGTGAATACCGGTGCCTTCGTGGGGCATCGCAATCTGGAAGAGACCATCTTCAAGACCAACCTGGAAGCGGCCACGGCTATTGCCCGGCAGCTGAGGTTGCGCAATCTCGGTGGCATCATCATCATCGACTTTATCGATATGCAGGATACCGAGCACCAGCGCCAGGTACTGCGCACCCTGGAAAAATCCCTGGAGCGGGACCACGCCAAGAGCAGTATCACCGGTGTGTCCGAGCTGGGCCTGGTGGAAATGACGCGCAAGCGTACCCGCGAATCCCTGGGGCAAATTCTCTGTGAGCCCTGCCCGGTGTGCGCCGGGCGCGGTACGTTGAAAACCGCAGAAACGGTGTGTTATGAGATTTTCCGCGAGATTATTCGCGAGGCGCGGGCCTACGACAGCGAAAAGATCATGGTGCTCGCCAGCCAGGTGGTAATCGACCTGCTGCTGGATGAGGAGTCCGCCAATGTGGCGGACCTGGAAGAGTTTATTGCCCGCCCCATCCAGTTCCAGGTGGAGCCTATTTACAACCAGGAGCAGTACGACATTGTACTGGTGTAA
- a CDS encoding Maf family nucleotide pyrophosphatase — MPNSEKEQRLILASASPRRAELLMQIGVPFSSAATSVEERRHPDESPEAYVLRLAEEKSRAGLKLLDDPNTWSLGADTLGVVDDEILEKPRDFTDFARMMRLMSGREHSVLTAICLTGAEQSFSEVVETRVRFRELDRRLIEGYWNTGEPADKAGGYGIQGMGALLVASIHGSYSNVVGLPLETLGGFLERAGIPYWQFDKRAVGHSSGAGTI, encoded by the coding sequence GTGCCAAATTCCGAAAAAGAACAGCGCCTGATCCTCGCCTCCGCATCCCCGCGGCGGGCGGAACTGCTGATGCAGATTGGTGTGCCATTCTCGTCTGCCGCGACCTCGGTCGAAGAGCGGCGTCATCCCGATGAATCCCCTGAAGCCTACGTATTACGCCTGGCCGAGGAAAAGTCCCGCGCGGGACTCAAGCTGCTGGATGACCCCAATACCTGGTCGCTGGGGGCAGATACCCTGGGTGTGGTGGATGACGAAATCCTGGAAAAACCCCGCGATTTCACCGATTTTGCCCGCATGATGCGCCTGATGTCCGGCCGCGAGCATTCGGTGTTGACCGCAATCTGCCTTACCGGCGCCGAGCAGTCGTTCAGCGAGGTGGTGGAGACCCGGGTGCGGTTCCGCGAGCTGGACCGGCGCCTGATCGAGGGGTACTGGAACACCGGGGAGCCGGCCGACAAGGCGGGCGGTTACGGTATCCAGGGCATGGGTGCGCTGCTGGTGGCCTCTATTCATGGCAGTTACAGCAATGTGGTGGGCTTGCCCCTGGAAACCCTCGGCGGGTTTCTGGAGCGCGCAGGTATTCCCTACTGGCAATTCGACAAGCGTGCGGTTGGTCATTCAAGTGGCGCAGGGACGATTTAG